Proteins encoded in a region of the candidate division Zixibacteria bacterium HGW-Zixibacteria-1 genome:
- a CDS encoding phenylalanine--tRNA ligase subunit beta produces MQVPYSWIKELADIPWSAEELANRLTLSGAEAEVERLFGSEFDNICIGKIVELEPIEGTDHLKKAIVDSGDEKLQVVCGAPNAASGQKVVLAKIGAVLKEGFKIKKAKLRGVESNGMICSERELGISDDHNGIIVLDDDAPIGAPALDYLNLQDPVIELDLTPNRPDMLSAIGVARDCACLAGTKLKRPEYTLEEAAEKTADFIKVSIDDPDACPRYAARVIRNVKIGPSPWWIKRKLILCGIRPISNVVDITNLVMMEYGHPLHAFDYNLFDRKEILVRRAQEAEEFTTLDGKPHVLDPYILLITDGEKGVAAAGVMGGLETEVSEKTTDILLEAAYFNPITIRKSRIKLGLISESSTRFEKGADPNVVPAAINRAAYLMNKYAGGEVLAGIVDCYAKKINPVEIELRPERVNAFLGTMIPVERMVKILRDLEYTVSGEETLKVLAPTHATDVTREVDLIEEIIRIEGYESIPFIDRNSGPLVAATRIDDLFRAGVRHVMTGQGFDETYSSGLADARLLAQITGDQPQLQILNPIAEDLSVLQNSVIYSLLKSISHNLSRRNIDLRLFELGKGFLPGEPHQEMEQLGMAISGSTSADWYAKPRQYEFYDLKGAVDALILGCRLPQFEFVANDSGLYVEGLSFVLRHNEIILGHAGMIRPDIAKAFDIKQNVYTALFEFDKIMNLRGDISSFKPLPRYPASPKDMAMVVDDEIRMGDIMAEIRRAGGPLLEDVRLFDLYRGKQVPEGKKSLAFAMVYRSDKGNLENKEVIDLHNKIADHLKKCFNVEIREG; encoded by the coding sequence ATGCAGGTTCCCTACAGCTGGATTAAAGAGTTGGCCGACATTCCGTGGTCGGCCGAGGAACTGGCCAACAGGCTGACCCTGAGCGGCGCCGAAGCCGAGGTCGAAAGGCTGTTTGGTTCGGAGTTTGATAATATCTGTATTGGAAAAATAGTGGAACTGGAGCCGATCGAGGGAACCGATCACCTGAAGAAGGCGATTGTGGATTCCGGTGACGAGAAGCTTCAGGTCGTCTGCGGCGCGCCCAATGCCGCCAGCGGTCAGAAAGTGGTGCTGGCCAAAATCGGCGCCGTTCTAAAGGAAGGCTTCAAGATAAAGAAGGCCAAGCTGCGTGGTGTCGAATCCAATGGTATGATTTGTTCCGAGCGGGAGCTGGGAATCAGTGATGATCACAACGGTATCATTGTTCTAGATGACGACGCCCCCATCGGTGCGCCGGCGCTCGATTATTTAAACCTGCAGGATCCGGTAATAGAACTCGACTTAACACCCAACCGGCCGGATATGCTGTCGGCCATAGGGGTGGCGCGCGACTGCGCCTGCCTGGCCGGAACGAAATTAAAAAGACCGGAATACACTCTGGAAGAAGCGGCCGAAAAAACGGCTGATTTTATAAAAGTTTCGATAGATGATCCCGATGCCTGTCCGCGCTATGCGGCCAGAGTAATCCGTAATGTCAAAATCGGGCCGTCACCCTGGTGGATTAAGCGAAAATTGATATTGTGCGGTATTCGACCGATTTCGAATGTGGTCGATATCACCAATCTGGTAATGATGGAATACGGCCACCCGCTTCACGCTTTCGATTACAATTTGTTCGACCGGAAGGAAATTCTGGTCAGGCGGGCGCAAGAAGCGGAAGAATTCACGACGCTTGACGGAAAACCGCATGTGCTTGACCCTTACATTCTTTTGATTACTGATGGGGAAAAGGGTGTTGCGGCGGCAGGAGTCATGGGCGGGCTGGAGACGGAGGTATCCGAGAAGACCACCGACATTCTTCTTGAGGCGGCTTATTTCAACCCGATTACGATTCGAAAGAGCCGGATAAAGCTGGGACTGATTTCGGAATCCTCGACCCGATTCGAGAAAGGGGCCGACCCTAATGTGGTTCCGGCCGCGATCAATCGGGCGGCCTATTTGATGAATAAATATGCCGGTGGGGAGGTGCTTGCCGGTATTGTTGATTGTTACGCGAAAAAGATTAACCCGGTTGAGATTGAGCTGCGACCGGAACGCGTCAATGCCTTTCTGGGAACTATGATTCCTGTGGAGCGCATGGTTAAGATATTGCGGGACTTGGAATATACTGTGTCTGGTGAAGAAACACTTAAAGTGCTGGCACCGACTCATGCGACCGATGTAACGCGTGAAGTTGATTTGATTGAAGAGATTATTCGGATCGAGGGTTATGAATCGATTCCGTTTATCGACAGGAATTCGGGGCCGCTGGTGGCCGCGACCCGGATCGATGATTTATTTCGGGCCGGTGTCAGGCATGTTATGACCGGGCAGGGTTTTGATGAGACATATAGCTCGGGATTGGCTGATGCGAGACTTCTGGCCCAGATAACCGGTGATCAGCCCCAATTACAGATTTTAAATCCAATAGCGGAAGATTTATCGGTATTGCAGAATAGTGTTATATATTCGCTCTTGAAATCAATTTCGCATAATTTATCCCGGCGCAATATTGACCTGCGGCTGTTTGAACTCGGCAAGGGCTTTCTGCCCGGGGAGCCGCATCAAGAAATGGAACAATTGGGTATGGCGATAAGTGGGTCAACTTCGGCCGACTGGTATGCCAAGCCCAGACAATATGAGTTTTATGATTTAAAGGGTGCGGTTGACGCCCTGATATTGGGCTGCAGGCTGCCACAATTTGAATTCGTGGCGAACGACAGCGGCCTTTATGTGGAGGGGCTGTCATTCGTGCTGCGGCACAATGAGATAATTCTGGGCCACGCCGGGATGATTCGTCCCGATATTGCGAAGGCCTTTGATATAAAGCAAAATGTTTATACGGCCCTGTTCGAATTCGATAAAATTATGAATTTGCGCGGCGACATAAGCAGTTTCAAGCCGTTGCCACGCTATCCGGCGTCGCCCAAAGATATGGCCATGGTGGTTGACGATGAAATCAGAATGGGCGACATAATGGCGGAGATTCGCAGGGCGGGCGGGCCGTTGCTGGAGGATGTCAGATTGTTTGATCTTTATCGGGGTAAACAGGTTCCCGAAGGCAAAAAATCACTGGCTTTCGCCATGGTTTACCGCTCAGACAAAGGTAATCTTGAGAACAAGGAAGTTATTGACTTGCACAACAAGATTGCCGATCATTTAAAGAAATGCTTTAATGTTGAGATTAGAGAAGGTTAA
- a CDS encoding phenylalanine--tRNA ligase subunit alpha, whose amino-acid sequence MSGLKDLDAIKAEAMAAISSASSQDDLNNINIKYLGRKGVITSVLKSLKDLPIDQRKTIGAEANILKTELEQQIKQALDKYSLSKVKAGIDPTLPGIAQRLGAIHPITQVIEDMCRTFHGMGFAIERGPEIETDYYNFEALNFPPDHPARDMQDTFYVEGNNLVLRTHTTPVQARVLETCTPPVKVITPGKTYRNEEISTRSYCVFHQVDGFLVDEGVTMADLKGVLVAFCRDFFGKGLNLRFRPSFFPFTEPSVEVDISCFLCRGEGCQLCKYTGWLEILGAGMIDPNVLKIAGIDPEKYSGYAFGIGVERIAMLKYGINDIRLFYENDIRFIRQFI is encoded by the coding sequence ATGTCCGGATTAAAAGATCTTGACGCCATAAAAGCCGAGGCCATGGCCGCCATCTCTTCGGCTTCATCTCAAGACGACCTGAATAATATCAATATTAAATATCTCGGTCGTAAAGGCGTCATTACGTCTGTTTTAAAATCCTTAAAAGATCTTCCCATTGACCAGAGAAAAACTATCGGGGCCGAAGCCAATATATTGAAGACGGAGCTTGAACAGCAGATCAAGCAGGCCCTGGATAAATACAGCCTTTCAAAAGTCAAGGCGGGCATCGATCCGACTCTACCAGGGATCGCCCAGCGTCTGGGAGCGATTCATCCGATCACACAGGTCATCGAAGATATGTGCCGCACCTTTCACGGCATGGGCTTTGCCATCGAGCGCGGCCCCGAAATCGAGACCGATTATTATAATTTTGAGGCGCTGAATTTTCCGCCCGATCATCCCGCCCGTGATATGCAGGATACTTTTTACGTTGAGGGAAATAATCTGGTTTTGCGGACGCACACGACCCCGGTTCAGGCGCGGGTCCTGGAGACCTGCACGCCCCCGGTCAAAGTGATTACACCCGGCAAGACTTACCGCAACGAAGAAATATCGACCCGGTCATACTGCGTTTTTCATCAGGTTGACGGTTTTCTGGTCGATGAGGGTGTGACCATGGCCGACCTGAAAGGGGTCCTGGTCGCTTTCTGTCGGGATTTCTTCGGCAAGGGATTAAACCTTCGTTTCCGGCCCAGCTTCTTTCCCTTTACCGAGCCGTCGGTCGAAGTCGATATTTCCTGTTTCCTGTGTCGAGGTGAAGGGTGTCAACTGTGCAAATATACCGGCTGGCTCGAAATACTCGGCGCCGGCATGATTGATCCCAACGTGCTTAAGATAGCCGGAATCGATCCCGAAAAATACAGTGGCTATGCCTTCGGCATCGGTGTCGAACGCATCGCCATGCTTAAATACGGGATCAATGATATCAGGCTGTTTTACGAAAATGACATTCGCTTTATAAGGCAATTCATATAA
- a CDS encoding 50S ribosomal protein L20, whose product MPRAMNNVAAHRRHKKVLKKARGNYGARSRLYRTALETVHKGMTYAYRDRRNKKREFRSLWIVRISAAVKQHGMNYSMFVSGLKKAGIGLDRKALADIAATDGATFGRLVDMAKAG is encoded by the coding sequence ATGCCACGCGCAATGAACAATGTAGCCGCGCATAGAAGACATAAAAAAGTTCTTAAAAAAGCCCGCGGAAATTACGGAGCCAGGTCAAGACTGTATCGGACGGCACTGGAGACGGTTCACAAAGGGATGACATATGCTTATCGGGATCGCAGAAACAAAAAGCGCGAATTCCGCAGTCTCTGGATTGTCCGTATCTCCGCCGCCGTCAAGCAACATGGGATGAATTATTCCATGTTTGTCAGCGGTCTCAAGAAGGCCGGTATCGGTCTGGATCGCAAGGCTTTGGCGGATATCGCCGCTACTGACGGTGCCACTTTCGGCCGCCTGGTGGATATGGCCAAGGCCGGCTGA
- a CDS encoding 50S ribosomal protein L35 — protein MPKIKTNRSAAKRFKKTATGKIKRKKAYHSHILTKKSPKRKRNLRKSGLVSDVDAGRVKKMIPY, from the coding sequence ATGCCAAAGATCAAGACCAACCGGTCAGCAGCCAAGCGGTTCAAGAAGACGGCGACGGGTAAGATCAAGCGGAAAAAGGCTTATCATTCGCATATTTTGACAAAGAAATCGCCGAAGCGGAAAAGGAATCTTCGCAAGTCGGGTCTGGTGAGCGATGTCGATGCCGGACGCGTGAAGAAAATGATTCCTTATTAA
- a CDS encoding translation initiation factor IF-3, translating into MKKKTDRVRVNERITSTPIRVIDQNGEQIGILPVNEALARARAVNLDLVEIAPNGQPPVCRIMDFGKFKYQQAKKEKQAKKKQHTVQMRAMRYRPKTDEHDYQFKTRHVREFLEQGSKVKVFVMYTGREMARIELGRKILDRVVEDLQEICTIGQEPKLEGRRLTMVLNPKLQNVKAKQKRTENAKDQDQPVSSQAVQEDGDG; encoded by the coding sequence ATAAAGAAGAAGACAGACCGGGTGCGGGTTAACGAGAGGATTACCTCGACGCCGATCAGAGTCATTGACCAGAACGGTGAACAAATTGGTATATTACCTGTAAATGAAGCGTTGGCCAGGGCCCGTGCCGTGAATCTTGATCTGGTCGAAATAGCTCCTAATGGTCAGCCGCCGGTTTGCCGAATCATGGATTTCGGCAAATTCAAGTACCAGCAGGCCAAGAAGGAGAAGCAGGCCAAGAAGAAGCAGCACACGGTACAGATGAGGGCAATGCGGTATCGCCCCAAGACCGACGAGCATGATTATCAATTTAAGACCCGGCATGTTCGCGAGTTTCTTGAGCAGGGAAGCAAAGTAAAGGTATTTGTCATGTATACCGGGCGCGAGATGGCCCGTATCGAACTGGGAAGAAAGATTTTAGACAGAGTCGTAGAGGACCTGCAGGAAATTTGCACAATTGGCCAGGAACCGAAGTTGGAAGGGCGACGACTGACGATGGTTCTGAACCCAAAACTACAGAATGTGAAAGCAAAACAGAAGAGGACCGAAAATGCCAAAGATCAAGACCAACCGGTCAGCAGCCAAGCGGTTCAAGAAGACGGCGACGGGTAA
- a CDS encoding threonine--tRNA ligase — MSEVKIKFPDGSEKAFARGVTGLEIAKSISPRLAKEALAVRVNGHMRDLSCKIEEDAPIEVLTFDSPEGKFVFWHSSAHIMAQAVTELFPKVKLAIGPPIEEGFYYDFEVEKPFSPEDLEKIEKRVQEIIKENAEFERVETDRKAMLDKYRKEHETYKVEMLEEDILDDRVTVYKHSSFEDLCRGPHIPNTGIVKAFKLLASSGAYWRGDEKKTMLQRIYGVSYPKKSMLDDFLYRQEEAKKRDHRMLGKQLELFHITNEVGAGLVMWLPKGAIIRNEIENFWREEHLKNGYELVFTPHIANLDLWHRSGHTDHYVENMYQPVLVDEEKYQLKPMNCPFHIMMYKSRRWSYRDLPLRWAELGTVYRYEMPGVLHGLMRVRGFTQDDAHHFVSPEGMEDELVWLIKFCLHILDPFKFQEYDIYLSTRPENAIGDPEDWVKAENGLRRALDILGLKYAVDQGGGAFYGPKIDIKIKDALGRSWQCSTIQFDFSLPDRFEMSYADKDGKLKRPFMIHRALLGSIERFFGVLIEHYAGKFPLWLAPVQAKILPITDDFNDYGREIQEILKKSGFRAELDSRSEKIGHKIRESELQKIPYMLIIGAKEKESGSVSVRLHGIGDKGTFKLEALIELMKAERDEKALQSKLL; from the coding sequence ATGAGTGAAGTTAAAATAAAATTTCCGGACGGATCGGAGAAGGCTTTTGCCAGGGGTGTAACCGGCCTTGAGATCGCCAAGTCGATATCGCCGCGCCTGGCCAAGGAGGCTTTGGCGGTGAGGGTCAATGGCCATATGCGCGATCTATCCTGTAAGATCGAGGAGGACGCGCCGATCGAGGTGCTTACTTTCGATTCGCCGGAGGGAAAATTTGTCTTCTGGCATTCCTCGGCTCATATCATGGCCCAGGCAGTGACCGAGCTGTTCCCCAAGGTCAAGCTGGCCATCGGGCCGCCGATCGAGGAAGGTTTCTACTATGATTTTGAGGTGGAAAAACCGTTCTCGCCGGAAGATCTTGAGAAGATAGAGAAGCGTGTCCAGGAAATAATAAAAGAGAATGCCGAATTCGAGCGGGTCGAGACTGATCGGAAGGCGATGCTCGATAAATATAGAAAAGAGCACGAGACCTATAAAGTGGAGATGCTCGAAGAGGATATTCTGGACGACCGGGTGACGGTTTATAAACATTCTTCATTCGAGGACCTTTGCCGCGGGCCGCATATTCCGAATACCGGAATCGTCAAGGCTTTCAAATTGCTGGCGTCATCGGGCGCCTACTGGCGCGGCGATGAGAAGAAAACGATGCTGCAGCGTATTTACGGGGTTTCGTATCCCAAGAAAAGCATGCTGGACGATTTTCTTTATCGCCAGGAGGAAGCCAAAAAGCGCGATCACCGGATGCTTGGCAAGCAGCTGGAATTGTTCCATATCACCAATGAAGTCGGTGCCGGGCTGGTGATGTGGCTTCCCAAAGGGGCGATAATCAGAAACGAAATCGAGAATTTCTGGCGCGAAGAGCATCTGAAAAACGGCTATGAACTGGTTTTTACGCCGCATATAGCGAATCTTGATTTATGGCACCGCTCAGGGCATACCGACCATTATGTCGAAAATATGTATCAGCCGGTTCTCGTTGACGAGGAAAAATACCAGCTCAAGCCGATGAATTGCCCGTTCCATATTATGATGTATAAGTCGCGGCGATGGAGTTACCGCGACCTGCCGTTGCGGTGGGCGGAACTGGGTACGGTTTATCGTTATGAGATGCCGGGCGTGCTGCATGGTTTGATGCGGGTGCGCGGTTTTACGCAGGATGACGCCCACCATTTTGTCTCCCCCGAGGGGATGGAAGACGAATTGGTCTGGCTGATCAAGTTCTGCCTGCATATTCTGGATCCATTCAAATTCCAGGAGTACGATATTTATCTGTCAACCCGGCCGGAAAATGCCATCGGCGACCCGGAGGACTGGGTCAAGGCCGAAAACGGCTTAAGACGGGCCCTTGATATTCTGGGTCTGAAATACGCTGTCGATCAGGGCGGGGGCGCTTTTTACGGGCCCAAGATAGACATAAAGATAAAGGATGCTCTCGGCCGGAGCTGGCAGTGTTCGACGATTCAATTCGATTTCTCTCTGCCGGACAGATTTGAGATGAGCTATGCGGACAAAGACGGTAAATTAAAACGGCCGTTTATGATTCACCGGGCCCTGCTGGGCTCGATTGAGCGCTTTTTCGGTGTTTTGATCGAGCATTATGCGGGCAAATTCCCGCTCTGGCTGGCGCCGGTTCAGGCAAAGATTCTGCCCATAACGGATGATTTCAACGACTACGGGCGGGAGATTCAGGAGATTCTCAAAAAGAGCGGATTTCGGGCGGAATTGGATTCCCGTTCCGAAAAAATTGGACATAAGATTAGAGAATCGGAGTTGCAGAAAATCCCGTATATGCTTATAATAGGGGCCAAGGAAAAAGAAAGCGGCTCCGTTTCGGTCAGACTTCACGGCATCGGGGATAAGGGGACTTTTAAGTTGGAAGCTCTGATTGAATTAATGAAAGCCGAACGAGACGAAAAAGCTTTGCAGTCGAAATTGTTGTAA
- a CDS encoding DUF2905 domain-containing protein, which yields MPVNQLGKLLVIFGAMVILAGSILLFYDRIPFLGKLPGDLHFKKGNMHIYFPIVTSLVLSVILTIILNLFGRGK from the coding sequence ATGCCTGTAAATCAATTGGGGAAACTCCTGGTTATATTCGGCGCGATGGTAATCCTTGCCGGATCAATTCTCCTGTTTTATGACAGAATTCCATTCCTGGGTAAACTTCCGGGTGATTTGCATTTCAAAAAAGGAAACATGCATATCTACTTTCCGATCGTTACCAGTCTTGTTTTGTCGGTAATTCTAACGATTATATTGAACTTATTCGGGCGGGGGAAATAG
- a CDS encoding 3-hydroxybutyryl-CoA dehydrogenase has product MALNRIVVVGAGVMGQGIAEAIATTGTDVILLDRTAKLAEKGIERIGENIDHEIDKWGLTLSDKKAILSRIVPSTDLQVAKLADLIVEAIPEKLRQKRELFQRLDDLCPEETVFITNTSTLSITELASVTNREDRVIGMHFLSPVPKIPVIEIVRGLKTSDNTYEIARQFADHLGKTPVQVYEYPGYVTTRVIMPLLNEAMHVLMEGVATAEDIDTAMKLGFGFTVGPLALADMMGLDVVMSQMENLLEELSEHKYNPCPLLRKMVRAGYLGVKTGQGFFKYDKEGNRIKGETPFVDAERGQV; this is encoded by the coding sequence ATGGCTTTAAATAGAATAGTGGTGGTCGGAGCGGGAGTCATGGGACAGGGCATTGCCGAGGCTATCGCCACGACCGGAACCGACGTCATTCTGCTCGATCGTACCGCCAAACTGGCGGAAAAAGGAATCGAGCGAATCGGTGAAAATATCGATCATGAGATCGATAAATGGGGGCTCACGTTATCGGATAAGAAAGCTATCCTGTCACGCATCGTTCCTTCGACCGACCTTCAGGTCGCCAAGCTGGCCGACCTGATTGTCGAGGCCATCCCGGAAAAACTGCGGCAAAAACGCGAACTGTTCCAGCGGCTCGATGATCTTTGCCCCGAGGAAACTGTTTTCATCACCAACACCTCTACCCTGTCCATCACCGAACTGGCTTCCGTGACCAACCGCGAAGATCGTGTGATCGGGATGCATTTCCTTAGTCCGGTCCCGAAAATCCCGGTCATAGAAATCGTCCGGGGATTGAAGACATCCGACAACACCTATGAAATTGCGCGCCAGTTTGCCGATCATCTCGGCAAAACCCCGGTGCAGGTCTATGAATACCCCGGCTATGTTACGACGCGCGTAATCATGCCCCTGCTGAACGAAGCCATGCATGTGCTGATGGAAGGTGTCGCCACTGCCGAGGACATCGATACCGCCATGAAGCTCGGCTTCGGTTTCACCGTCGGCCCGCTGGCCTTGGCCGATATGATGGGACTCGACGTGGTCATGTCCCAGATGGAAAACCTGCTCGAGGAACTTTCCGAGCATAAATACAATCCCTGTCCCCTGCTTCGCAAAATGGTTCGGGCCGGCTATCTCGGCGTAAAGACAGGACAGGGTTTCTTTAAGTACGACAAGGAAGGCAATCGCATCAAAGGCGAAACGCCTTTTGTGGACGCAGAGCGGGGTCAAGTATGA